tgaactattttttttttataaattaaccCCTTGAACTATTTAAAATCAACCAGTTAACCCCTTACCGTTGAGTTCCGTCCACGATGCTGTCAAATTCAAGGGCaagttaaattttttatcatcaaTTCTTACTTTTTAGTAATAACCACCAACAAAATAATGCCACGGGgacacaaaataattttaaaaacttATAGCATAATAAGAAACATAAAGAAACCAAACGTTTATATAACGGAACATTTCACATTGTCATTACACGTTATTATGTGTCCTCATGTCATAATTTTATTGGTGGTTATAAGTGACATGTAAGAATTGATGATAAAAGACTAATTTGCCCTTGAATTTGACAAAATAATGGACGGAATCTAATGGCAAGGGGTTAATTGACATATTTCAAATAGTTCAggggttaatttaccaaaaaaagttCAAGGAGTTAATTTCAACTGGAGTAATAGTTTAGGGGGTCAAATGGCAATTTACCCATaaatttaggggtgtgatatccgcgcacctctttttacttctttcatacccttttaattttcaaccgtcggatcggatgaattaaaaaagattaaatgacataaattaacaaggggtatgtgagaagtaaaaaggggtgtgtggatagcacacacCTAAATTTATCATATAGCTAGCTAGTAATGCTAGGAATACCAAACTTAttgataaaattttgtaaactaaatgatattaaagttGATGATCGTCGGATTATTATTTAAGCGTTAATAAACGTATTTATTTCCTATCGAtcacacatcatttaatttgtaaattttatctacaaatttagtctcatGAACTCTCTGCAAAAACTACTTAATCATtgccccaaaaaaaaatttaaaaaaaaaagtaaaaataaggaataacaaaatgtataaaagCCTCCAGAAATGTCGACTGTCAAACAGACCGACCAAAATTTCCAACTCATTGCTCTGTTTCTCTGATGCTTATCTCCATCTACTACTCCACGCACTCTGCTTAACAGCACGCACTCTCTGCTTACCAGTCAACGACCAAACCAAATGCTTCTCCGCCTTCTCTATACCCCAAACCACCCACCCTCCGCCACCATCGCCACCTCCCTCAGCTCCAACTGAACTCCAATGGGCAGCTCCGAAGACCACAACAAGATTCCCATCTCCTTCTACGACTCATCCTCTCCCTCCACCCCACTCCTCTCCAAACCCCCAATCGAAGACCCGCCACCGCCGCCATCCCCTCCGCAATCTTACGCCGACCCACCGGAATCCGATTCCGACCCGACCCAGTACCTCCAGATCTCCTACAACTACGGCCCCCGCCATTTCAAAGACCTCCCCTTTCtattcctcttcctcctcttcgtccTCGCCACCTTCGCCATCGGAATCTTCGCCATTGTCCACCGCAACCAAAATTACTCCGTCCTCTCCTCCTTCGCCTACGACTCCGACTCCGCCTCCTGCGTCAAAAACGAAACTTTGACCCGTCTCCCCAACTGGGTCGGACCCACTTTCTCTTCTTCCTCGTCCTCTCTGCTCAAAGATTTGACATGGACCCTCGTGATTACGTTGATTCTAAGTCTGCCCATTTGCTTCAGTCTGCTAATTCTCCTCAAACACTACGCCAAGCAAGTCGTCTATATCTTCCTCCCCTTCTTCATCGTCTTCCCAATTTTCTTCAACGTGTACTGGTTCGTCGCCTGCACTCTCAGCTCGACCTGCAGCGACGCTCTCCCTTTAGCTTACAGAATTTTGATTCtgattttcgtgtttttggtaATTGGGGTCGTTGTGTGGATTCTTGTGGTGAATTGGCACCGGATTGAGCTCACTGTGAGCATAATTGGGGTCGCTTCAGATGCGCTTTCGCAGAACTTGGGCTTGTTCGGGGTCCTGCCATGTTTGACATTCGGATTGGTGGTTTACTACGCACCCATTGTTGTGTTCTTGGTGTATGCCAGGTTCAATGGGAAGATTGCGCCGCGGGAATCGCAGGGAGTGTATAGTTGTGTGTGGAAGCAGGATGGTTGGGTGCCTGCTTATTACGCATTGGCGATTTTGACAATGTTGTGGTCGCTGACGACGATGGTGGAAGCTCAGGTGTATGTGATGAGTGGGACTGTTGCTCAGTGGTACTTTACTAAGGAGGATTCAACTCCGAGGCGCATTATTAGACGCTCGTTAAGGTGAATTGTTTGTTGCTTCATTTGTTTTTCGATGTTTCGAGTACTTTACCTTAGTTCATATATTACAACTTACAATTGAAATATACTCTGTTCCAAACTAAATGGAACTGAATTGGTGGAGAGTTGAAAAGTTGGTGATTAACTCTGTTTAGTTTGAATAGCTAGGAAAACCGAAAACACAATCAATTTATGTCCGAGTGTTTGTATTTTCTTGCAAGTCAGAGCATACAATCAGTGTACTTTTTTGTCAGCCAAATTTGTTTTCTAGGTTCCATCAACGAAATTCCAGAATAACTATATTGTCTCTAATGTAAATACACGTATGAAAATTGGGATATAGATACTATGCAATCGTTATGTAGCAGTTCTTCCTTGGGTCAGATGGGTACCTGTTCATGTCTTTCACATTTAGGTTTTGATGCTGCTCTGGTTGACGGACAGTAGCACTTTCATAGGCTTATTTATCTGTATGACATTAATAGTGATTAATCAATTCCATTTTGGTAGTATGTGTGGGGTTATTCGGTGAATTTTGGGCTTATTATCGTTGTGCATAATATAAGAACAACATTAATCCAAGCAGCAGCACGTAGGTATAGGTTCTTCTCCACCTGGTAGTGTCAGGTCCCTTGGACCCTTATTTTCTTAGCAACAAGCTAATGTTCCAGAATGTATGTTCACATGAAATCTTGAAGGATGAAGATGCATATTTTTTGCTTTATCTGGTACATGCACTGAACTCTAAGATGTTATTCCGCaactttgttttcttgacaAATTATGCTTACCGTTCAGTGGTGTTCTGTATTCTTCGCCCATGTGTAAACCCTTATGCTTGTGAGAATTGTGATCTGCTCATAGTTTTCATTCTATCTTTTCCTGCCGAATTAGTTGACATATTAAACATAACGGCATTTTAGGCATTACTCTTGATGTTATCTTGTGATCACAATATCTTGTCCTTTCTCATTTTCTGTTTATACTTGCAGAAATGCGTTTGGGCCCAACTTTGGCACAGTATGCCTATCTGGATTACTTTTATGTGTTGTTCGAGTTGTCCGTGCCATGGTTGATAGTGCAAAACAAGACGGTTCACCTGGGATGGTGCATTTTCTAATGCGCTGCTGTGTTAATGCCTTATTTTCTGCAATTGATTTTCTCAACAAGTTCACAATCAACTTTGCGGCAATAACTGGTGAAGCTTACTGCTCATCTGCAAAAATGACATATGAGCTTCTAAAGCGCAATCTTCTCTCTGCAGTTTTTGTGGAAACCATCTCCACTCGTCTATTGGCTGGAATTGTTTTTGTACTCTCAGCAATATATGCAATTGTGGTATGTTGTCTTTTCGAATCTCAATCATTCAAGTTTccattaattattgtttaagaTCGTTGTGCATCATGTGTGGTATGTTAGGAACTCATCCATGTATTGAACATGTGACACTGTCGAAGCTTTTTAAAGGCTCTGCATAGATCTTTCTCCTAACGCAGTTAATGGTAGTAACTGTTGTATAATTATTGCCTTTTGGTCTTCTTCCGCACTTTTGATGTGGCCTAGCTGAGAGAAGAGAGTTGGGGGGAGGACCCAAGGGTGGTTCTAGATGTCATGCACTGTCGATATGATGGGGATTGTACTTGGAGTGTTAGAACTGTATGTGTTTGATGAGTCATATTTCATAAGCAATCAACGGAGATGCATTATAAATGCGTTCCCGATCCCAAACTGCTGGACTTTGTTTCGGTTGCATCATCTTTCTTGTTTTGTAATTCCTATCTTCCTTTTTATCTCTCCCTTGGTATTTTCTGATCATGGATGTGCATTGACAGGTCTGCGCTATCTTACAAGCTGTGAGCAGTCTTGGGGTTGATTCGTACCTTGTGGCAGTTCTGGCGTGGGTGCTGCTGATCGTGATACTTGGTTTCTTTGTCCATGTGCTGGACAATGTAATTGACACCGTATACGTGTGCTATGCCATAGATAGGGATAGAGGGGAGGTTTGTAAACCGGAAGTTCACGAGGTTTACGTTCACTTACCCATTAGTCGAAACCATAGACCATCTTCTATGATCTCCAGAACTCTGGGTGTGTAAATTAGTCTTTGAATTACAATCTTGTGGTGTTGATTTGTTCTTTGTATCAAGTTAGAATTTCCTGCCAGCAAATTATTCATATCGAGTGTTGCCTGATGTTTCATCAATAAAGAGTATTTTTCAGGAAAGTTCAATGCGTGGGTGCACTTGGCCGGCAGCAACCGCCGGAATTTTCGAACTAATCTTTCTGTTTGATCATATACAATGGGTAACTTACACTGTTAATTTAAGCACTGTGATTCATTTGGTTGAAATTTAAGACACTCTACTCTGTTTGCAAATTTGGAATTCAAGATCCAAATTTGGATAAAAGGAGTATTTGTTATTCGTGGTGCCAGATTTTTACAAGTTAATCTGTCAATTGAAAAGGACAATTGTTTTGCAGTAGTCCTAATTATTCAGTAGCACAGTAATTATTGAAGACAAATCTTTGAAAAGTGCTCGTCTTTGATTACGATAGTGGTAATGTTAAACCCTGTTTTGGTAAGGAAGTTGATTGTCACGAACTCTTATTTTGACCTATTTCAAATTGTGACATCTGTCCATTGctatatctacactaagagcaactccacccatggagccttCCCCCCTGGAAAtgcactattgaatccacccttttgaacagtaactgccttaaatgaatagtaactgacattaatgaacagtaattgccatttgcatctccaccattGGAGCCCTCCCCTcaggcaataggcaataaaatattagtttttttgtttgtttaaataatacaaaataaaattatttgtaaattcgaataagattttttaaattgttctcgttgcgccacgtgtcattttataaaaacaaacaattatttagcgatggatttcgataagatttttatccaatgtcatcgtgccacgtgtcgttattttttgaaaatctttgacgatagattttaatcagattttaactcgttcaaaattgcgtCACGtatcattatccgaaaagataattattggagatcgatttcgataagatttttatccaatgtcatcgtgccacgtgtcgttatcttttgagaatctttgatgatagattttgatcagattttaactcgttcaaaattgcgccacgtgtcattatccgaaaatataattattggagatcgatttcgataagatttttatccaatacgatcgtgccacgtgtcattatcttttaAGAATCtatgaggatagatttcgattagagttttaacgaatgacggcatgccacgtggcctcATCTACAATCCGATCCTTTTCTGAatcgtccatataatccaccatccattcttacaaatctcacaccaattttctcaacatctctATCTCATTATTCATAATTTCTGGTTCTTCTTCACCGTCCatccttacaatgtcttcttcttcatcaaggatgatgtgggaaatcgatcaacAAGAGGaggaattgtttaaccaatctgaaggaatgttcaaccttcagatagccaaaaatgagatggaagaggatgaggagcgtagaaggagagatgatgAAACAAGAATGGCccgagcctcacattcccgtcgagtcatccagaCTGTTGCTCAGATATGCAGGCCTAACCGTTCAAGAAACATTGATAGAAGCAGGACGGGGTGAAGAGCTGTTGGAcgattactttgtccataacagtgcatttcctgatacgtacttcagacgccgttttagaatggaacgacatttgttcaacagaatcatgactgatgtttgcaaccatgattcttactttgtgcaaaagaaggatgcttgtggtgttatgggtctcctgcctgagcaaaaaatcactgctgcgttgcggatgcttgcgtatggagcatctgcagaccaagtggatgagataacgaggatggggaaatcaaccattcttgaggccctgatgaggttttgcggagcAGTCAAATCTTTgtacaccgcagagtacctccgaAAACCTACTCGCTgagacttgcaaaggcttctgaagaagggcgagatgcgaggttttcctgggatgataggaagcatcgattgtatgcactggacgtggaaaaactgtccaagtgcatagcaaggcgcatatggggacagaaaaggatcaaaatctatcattttggaggcagtgacattttttgatacatggatatggcacgcctttttcggggttccgggggctcaaaatgatctcaacgtccttgcccaatccccagtgttcaacgacgtcctgcaaggaaaggcaccaaaagtcacgtacgtCGTCAACGGACGTAGGTACGAAGGggcatactacctagctgacggcatttacccacggtgggaaacatttgtcaaaacagtgccacgtctgcgaagtgcaaaggaaaaacattttgcaagctgtcaagaggggtgcaggaaggatgtggagcgttgttttggtatccttcaagctcgttgggcgatcaTCAGGGGTGCCGCCAGAATGTTCGATGTAGAGttacttcgatccatcatgatgacgtgcgtcattcttcacaacatgattgtggaagatgagttcgattatgatgcggttgatgaatatgagccagaggcagacacgatgaacaattcaagaacacggatATATTTTGCGCATGATGCCACCGAAGAATccgtgcaacacgagccattagaaagggatggacgttacaatgaaagggtcattgaacgatatactgcacttcaaaggtcatctatgcacaatgatcggcaaattgacttgatagagcaccagtgggcattgaaacaagctgaagatacttaagtttatttagtatgtttgtttgtatttggtgtgtttatgtatttttatttggtgtgttttttgtagtgagtttatgtatttttatttggtgtgtttatttatttttatttggtgtgtttatgtatttgtatttggtgtgtttatgtatttttatttggtgtatttggtgtgtttatgtatttttagttggtgtgtttatgtaattccaattggtgagttttatttggtgtgttttataatttcattatacgtgaacaatttgatgatttaaagattctattattaggataaatatattacgaagtactaaaataaaatggaaacaacataaataataaattacaacccaaagtgattggaaaactatgggctccgattacaaaagtaccctattcctCACCACTTAACCAatctgtggtgctaggatcatcttgtcttgttgtgctaggaccatcttgtcttgatctcgcttctcttgcacgcctcctttgcaccacatctgctttctccgactgccaaaaatatttagaatttggagacatcccttctaaacgcgtgttcataatgtcacgatctcgttgtgCAATTATTTTTTCTCTAAGcaactccctttcttgcctaagtagctctctttccctctgtTCAGCTTCAAATGCTTGTTGAATAGCTGCAGCTTTTACCTCTtctctagccttgtcagcctcatatttcgccaattcccgcgccaacgtcaattcaccttgacggcaagttcttgcatgtactttccataatcattcttggaagcactccctttcctctttgaagccttcttacctagaggcctaattggataacgggtcgaccccgacgcttgttcaggaatgggcgtttcaggcacttcttctccatcttcttcatcaacatgggagccatgatcgggtgtagagtgtggAGGGGTGCTGTGTACAAAGGTGCTGTGTAGAGGGATGCTGTTCAtgcatacttctggaccaacatgtataactttgaatttaggacaatctttaacaatattccaacattcccaccgggtgaatgatttgtttcttgatttgattttggcaccataccatgcttgtgcttgaagttgctacaaatgaataataatgaaattattaggtaacaaataaataatacaaacaaatgaataataatgaaattattaggtaacaaataaataatacaaacaaataataataatgaaattattaggtaacaaataaataatacaaacaaataataataatgaaattattaggtcacaaataaataatacaaacaaataataaaaatgaaattattaggtcacaaataaattacaaacaaatgaataataatgaaattattaggtaacaaataaataatacaaacaaataataataatgaaattaggttacaaataaataatacaaacaaataataaaaatgaaattattaggtcacaaataaataatacaaacaaatgaataataatgaaattattaggtaacaaataaataatacaaacaaataataataatgaaattattaggttacaaataaataatacaaacaaataataataatgaaattattaggtcacaaataaataatacaaacaaataataaaaatgaaattattaggtcacaaataaataatacaaacaaatgaataataatgaaattattaggtaacaaataaataatacaaacaaataataataatgaaattattagg
This genomic interval from Malus domestica chromosome 05, GDT2T_hap1 contains the following:
- the LOC103409312 gene encoding uncharacterized protein; this encodes MGSSEDHNKIPISFYDSSSPSTPLLSKPPIEDPPPPPSPPQSYADPPESDSDPTQYLQISYNYGPRHFKDLPFLFLFLLFVLATFAIGIFAIVHRNQNYSVLSSFAYDSDSASCVKNETLTRLPNWVGPTFSSSSSSLLKDLTWTLVITLILSLPICFSLLILLKHYAKQVVYIFLPFFIVFPIFFNVYWFVACTLSSTCSDALPLAYRILILIFVFLVIGVVVWILVVNWHRIELTVSIIGVASDALSQNLGLFGVLPCLTFGLVVYYAPIVVFLVYARFNGKIAPRESQGVYSCVWKQDGWVPAYYALAILTMLWSLTTMVEAQVYVMSGTVAQWYFTKEDSTPRRIIRRSLRNAFGPNFGTVCLSGLLLCVVRVVRAMVDSAKQDGSPGMVHFLMRCCVNALFSAIDFLNKFTINFAAITGEAYCSSAKMTYELLKRNLLSAVFVETISTRLLAGIVFVLSAIYAIVVCAILQAVSSLGVDSYLVAVLAWVLLIVILGFFVHVLDNVIDTVYVCYAIDRDRGEVCKPEVHEVYVHLPISRNHRPSSMISRTLGV